A segment of the Pseudoliparis swirei isolate HS2019 ecotype Mariana Trench chromosome 4, NWPU_hadal_v1, whole genome shotgun sequence genome:
GCCCTGTGGTACTCCGTTTGAAATGAGGTGTTAAACTGAGGCAATTACAAGGTAGCATTAATAGAAAAAGACTGAGCTTTTATTTGAATTTGTCGTTCCAGCTTCTCTGAGGATCCTCCTTCTAACTTCCCGTCAGCTGTACGTACAAACACCTTTTCCCACCGCggtcacacacactgaagccagCATGCCCATCATCAGCAACGCCAACCACGACTTCAGCACCTACTCAATCAGCAGCGACGACAGCAGCCTCGACCGATTCTTCACCGAGATCCCGGAGACCGAGACCATCAAGGGCGTCTACTTCCAGCGCGCCCAGCTGCTTCGCGACCGCAAGGCCTCCTACGTCGTCGACCACACCCTGCAGGTTCTCATCAATGTCGGGGGCAACCGCTACACCTTCCCCTGGAGCACCCTGGAGCAGTTCCCCCAGAGTCGCCTGGGACGTCTACGTTTCTGCACCACCCCGGAGGAGATCGCGCGACTCTGCGACGACTACGACGAGACGTGCCGGGAGTACTTTTTCGACCGAAACCCGACCGCCTTCAGGGTAATCCTCAACTTCTTGGCGGCGGGGAAACTGCGCCTGCTCCGGGAACTGTGCGCCGTGTCGCTGCACGACGAGCTCGACTACTGGGGCGTCGACCCGCGCCACATGGagcgctgctgccgccgccgcatGAACACCcgcgtggaggaggtggtggagcgaGAGCGCAAGGAACAGAAGTGGCGGCAGAAGAGGGTGATGCTGAAGAAAACCACCATGGAGACCAAAAAGGGCTACCACAAACTGACCTGGATGCTCCGGGAGGTGGTGGAGAACCCTCAGTCGGGTTTGGCCGCGAAGATGTTCGCCTGCCTCTCggtggtcatggtcatggtcaccGTCGTCAGCTTGTGCATCAGCACCATGCCAGACCTCAGAGACGAAGAGATCAGGGTGCGTATGAAGCCGTTGTTCACACATACATCATTCTTTCTGCCGGTGTATCGTAAAAGCGTGCGTCACAATTGGACGCCCGCTAGAGCCGAAAGAATTTCAAGCCAACAACTTCTCTCGTTCCGGTAGATTTATTCTCTGAACACAAGCAAAGTACGATTGCATCACACCGTAAGTCTCTCCGACGACACGGGTTGATAGGAAAAGAACTTTCACAAGCAAAGTTCGGCCCTCTAATACACAgatttcgtcatatcacgtcaCCCTGACCTCGGATTGGCGCTAGACTGTCTAGGAGagttccttctcctccccccttcttactgtcatgatccggagtttctgtgtcttgttttgtgtcttattttgaaggccctgtctctcgtgtcttcTGTTTCCCTGTGgctgtctgccctgttcctgattgcttcctcctgtgtgattgctagccccgccctcattgtgtccacctgtgtctcgttccccggtgtccaatcacctgcagcttcctgtgtatttaaactctgtgtgtctcattcccagtgtgggtTCGTACTGTTTCGTTCATGTCTGACCAGGTTTGAGTAAAGGATTCAATCTTTCTGTCGGGGTGTCGTAGTCAAAGAGAGATAGGACCCAAATGCCCACAACTTTTCCACAGAAAGATTTAATCCTTTACTCAAAacgggtttaaatacacagggaagttGCAACTGATTGGacaccggggaacgagacacaggtggacacaatgagggcggagctagcaatcacacaggaggaagcaatcaggaacagggcagacagcCACAGGGACAAAagatgcagggaaacagaggacttGAGAGACCGTAACTCCGGATCATGACACTGACAGGACTGTGACGTCCCCCTCCCTCATGGAACAATACCCATAACATGTGtgagtgttgtgttgtgtggagCTAAACTTGAGAAGCAGACGTAATAATCTTATTCCAGCAGCTATACGTGTTGCTACTCTGAACATGAGAAACCTCACGAACACACAAGAACCTTCAATATTTAAGATTTATATTAACAATagagacacaacacaagtaGTGTAACCGATCCCCGtatatcacaggtgtcaaacacaatatatatatatatataaaataaatatatatatgtacaaatgtttaaattatatatatatttatgtatatatgaataaatatatatatatggtgatgAGTTCTGGAGGGCCTCTTTcagctccttttttttcttcactccaTCAGCTGCATTTTCAGCCAAAAAGCTGACAAACGACAAGCTGGTGATGACAGTCGAGCCGTTTGCAGCTTTAGGTGTTACCGGGAATTAAAAAGCTCCAAATGAATGTTCAGAGCTACGAAATTAATCATTCGACTGCCCATGAGAACAATGCATTGACCTTAATGACAATGCATATCTTTAGTTTCTTCAGTTAATAATCACAGGCAAGAATTAAACGACATTTGTTTCTGTACGAAATGCAATTATCAAGAttaacaaataatacatttttggtTGATACAAATAGATGAATAAGTCACTGCAGTGAGAAGACGGGTGAGATCTCTAAAGTAAAGGCGAGAAAAGCTAAAGTCTGGCAAATGCGAAAAcattttccttaaaaaaaactgtGGATTCATGCAAAAAATAATTTCTCTCAATCAACACGAGCATCTCCCGAGAGGAAGAGACGCAAACGCCGGACGGAGCGCACGCGACACCCCGCAAATAGAGCGAGGCGAAAGGCCAAGCTAACGGAGCTCACGCCAAAAAACCCGGCTGAACGTTCGGCTCCTACTTTCCCCCGGCAGCGAGCGGCGCCACGCCGGGCCGCCGGGGTCAGGTGACCTTCTGGGGCGAGGACGTTGACTAACAGCGAGCCGCGACTCCGGCGTAGCGTGAATGTGaagagcgggggaggggaggcgaaTTTAAATGCGTTGAGTCATtgttctgctgctgctccgGATCAATAGAAGCAGACGCGCTGTGGAATTGATCGTTTTAAATGACTGTCAGCGTAAAAAGAGTCGGGGGGGATTACGCGGATTGATTTCTCCCCGATGTCAATCGCACTAATCAACCAGAAAATCCAAAAGCATGAACGCGTGTTCGGTCCAGATGTTTTCTCTGCAGTTGTTTCTCTACATTGAGATCGATGAGGAGTTTAACTGGAGTTGTGTGTCTGAAAGGGGAAAAGAAGACAATCTCTCTTCTTGATTTGGGTGAAGCGGTGTGGATGTTGGCTCGGGGTCTGGCACACGTCGACGGTGGATTGTTGGCCAGCTGGTTTTACAGCAGGATGGAATAATAATGCTGGTGAACAATGAGAAGGAGCTGCATGTTGGCTCAAGACATTGTGGTAATTTATGAATCAAGGACTCCTTGACTTCAGCCAGCTATGAAAACTAAAACTCATTTATTCAGCCGATGAAAATGAAAAACCTACCAAAACATTCTGGAAGATGCATCTGACTCCATAAAGCTTCATAATGCTGCTGTCGGCTCATGTTGGCTCCTCAGGACTGAGGAGTAATGTAAAGACACCGTATAGGTCGggagagacctgtcaatcaccctgtagccccgcccctaaagcaggacctggtctaaatgatgacatcatgctgtatagaagaagacttgaaactagagactgagacataaactcatgtttacaatgtttactgagggaatacatcaagagagaagaagagtcactatatagacttctatacaaccagaggagtcgccccctggtggtcaggagagagaatgcagctttaacacacaaagcattgacttctatacaaccagaggagtcgccccctggtggtcaggagagagaatgcagctttaacacatgaagcatagacttctatacaaccagaggagtcaatGAGTCACAAAGACTGCATCAACATATTTAATTGAACAACCCCTCTGTGTCGGTCCTCTTATTGCTCATGGAGAATGGAGAGGAGGGATGGGAGGGTTCGGCCGCTGTGACCACAGGACTAGAAGTATTGATTGAAACACTCAATGAAACCCGCCCCTCATGTCGTTGTCAGTAAACAGAAGACGGCGTGGCCGAGCGCTGCAgctggaggtcagagggcagCTGCAGTCATTGTTACACACACTTATCTCTTGTTTTCTGCCATCATTCAAGTCGGCAGTGGACATTGGTTTTTCTTCTCGGCTGACCTTCCACGATACAACGATGAAAATGAAACATTGCAGTAGCTTGAGTAGAAAAAGTAAAATCAATATAAGTGCTGTGTAGTTAAAAAATAAGCTTTTTACTTTGAGGAGAAGGTGAAATGAACGTGGGCACCGTTTACACAACGATACTCCGAGGAGGGAACAGTGTTTTCAGTcaaggttgtttttttatttaagttttttctcATTTAAATTCGAGGCATTCAAAGCCGGAGCGTGTTTGTCCAAGGTTCATCGACTTGTCCGTGAAAATCAACCGAGGTCGAAGTGAAACTgcaatgacattttattttgaaagtccaATGATGGGACGCATTTGAATGGTAAAAAGACGACGCAACACAATATAAAGTTTCCAATTTAGTTTGATTCAATAATAATGTGCGAGGAAGACTTAAAAGGGACGCATATTTTTACTCTTACTTAAGTCCTATTTATCAAGTTGGATCATTTTGGAATTAGTTGCCATAGTTACATGGaggaactgtccctttaactcCACGACCTTCAATTCATCTTTATAATCTTTTAAATTatcttgtttttatattttattctcatccttgtattcaatttaaaaaaatggggGGCATTTATGCAATGTgcatttacatacatatactgtatgtatatatgtgtatatctgaTTGGGTCTATTGTCTATCATCCACTATTCAGTGGTCGATGGAAATTTGACTagaaaaaaacaggaaagtGTTCCATTAGATATTCTAGTCCTaaatttcccacaatgcactctgCCAACAGATAATTATGCCGGCTTTTTAACTCTAAATGTGAGGCCTCAGGTCCAGGGTCAAGGTCTTGCTGCTAGCATTAggcatttaaatttatatataaatatatatgttatccCGCTAGCGTTAgcaatttaaatgtatatacatatatatatatatatatatataaagttttcACATTGCCGATTGTTGAGCTCTGCAATGTCGCtacagatgaataaataaagttattcttATTAGCGTTTACAAAaagtccaaacacacacaaagagagtaTTTTATAGTATTCTATTGACATCtgagattatttttttgttattacatTTAGACTTTAATTGAAAAAactattaatttaattttgtttaacATTTCCAAGCAGATTAAAGGAGGACTTTGTAAAACCATGAgtttatgaataaaaatattaaaaagggaGCAATTCAAAGAACCACGACCAGTAACctgatcctgtgtgtgtgtgtgtgtgaaattaataaataaagttccTCTTATTAGCGTGCACAAAaagtccaaacacacacagagattagCATCCTATTGAAATCCGAGATCATTTTTTTATCATCACATTTCCGCTTCAGTAACctgatcctgtgtgtgtgtgtgtgtgagatggcgGCGTGACCTTTGCGCTGCGTCGTGGTCACAGTGCGTCTCCGTGTGCCTGCAGGGCGAGTGCTCCCCGAAGTGCCAGAGCATGTTCGTGGTGGAGTCCGTCTGCGTGGCGTGGTTCACGCTGGAGTTCCTGCTGCGCTTCGTCAACGCCCAGAGCAAGCTGGCCTTCGCCCGCGGCCCGCTCAACATCATCGACGCCATCGCCATCCTGCCGTACTACGTGGCGCTGGTGGTGGACGTCAGGGACGCGCCGcgggacgccgccgccgccgcgggcgCCGGCCGAGGCTACCTGGACAAACTGAGCCTGATCCTGCGGCTGCTGCGGGCCCTGCGCATCCTGTACGTGATGCGGCTGGCCCGCCACTCCCTGGGCCTGCAGACGCTGGGCATGACCATGCATCGCAGCATGCGCGAGTtcggcctgctgctgctgttcgtGTGCGTGGCCGTGACCCTCTTCTCGCCGCTGGTGCACCTGGCGGAGAGCGAGCTGGCGCCGTTCGCCGCCACGCACCCGCAGCACAGCTTCAGCAGCATCCCGGCCTCCTACTGGTGGGCCATCATCTCCATGACCACGGTGGGGTACGGCGACATGGTGCCGCGCAGCATCCCCGGCCAGATGGTGGCGCTGACGAGCATCCTGAGCGGCATCCTCATCATGGCGTTCCCCGCCACGTCCATCTTCCACACCTTCTCGCGCTCGTACCAGGAGCTGAAGCAGGAGTACGAGCAGCTGTGGAAGGAGGAGCGGGGCGAGGAGATGGCGGCCGAGTCGGAGGAGAGCCGGTCCAAACTCCACCCGCCGCCCGACGGGGTCAAGGACGGTGACGGCGGGCCGGAGAGCCGCGAGGACGCCGTTCCGCCCACGGCTTTCTGAGGAGCTCCTCCAGTCGGGATGTGTTCTGGTGAGGACCGTTAAGTTATGTTAATGCAGTCACACTTCAAAGTGATTGTGTTTTCACGTCCTGGATTCATGCTCTTAATACTGCTTTCCTacctatataatataatattatatcacGCTCTCTGTTATATCGGCAAATACATGACATACCAACCTTTACTTCAAAGTAATACGGATAATCTAAGTTATTCTCTCTGTGTAGGAACATATACGTTATACAATCTTATGGAACTGTGTGCACATTTTTACAATAAAGGTAgagatacatttatatatatgtattaaatatgatttgatATTTAACAGTGTAGGCGGGAGACACTCGTGCTGTATTGATACTTAAAGCTTTTTTCATATAGCGATgtgtttatgttat
Coding sequences within it:
- the kcng4b gene encoding potassium voltage-gated channel subfamily G member 4; translated protein: MPIISNANHDFSTYSISSDDSSLDRFFTEIPETETIKGVYFQRAQLLRDRKASYVVDHTLQVLINVGGNRYTFPWSTLEQFPQSRLGRLRFCTTPEEIARLCDDYDETCREYFFDRNPTAFRVILNFLAAGKLRLLRELCAVSLHDELDYWGVDPRHMERCCRRRMNTRVEEVVERERKEQKWRQKRVMLKKTTMETKKGYHKLTWMLREVVENPQSGLAAKMFACLSVVMVMVTVVSLCISTMPDLRDEEIRGECSPKCQSMFVVESVCVAWFTLEFLLRFVNAQSKLAFARGPLNIIDAIAILPYYVALVVDVRDAPRDAAAAAGAGRGYLDKLSLILRLLRALRILYVMRLARHSLGLQTLGMTMHRSMREFGLLLLFVCVAVTLFSPLVHLAESELAPFAATHPQHSFSSIPASYWWAIISMTTVGYGDMVPRSIPGQMVALTSILSGILIMAFPATSIFHTFSRSYQELKQEYEQLWKEERGEEMAAESEESRSKLHPPPDGVKDGDGGPESREDAVPPTAF